Proteins encoded in a region of the Mucispirillum schaedleri ASF457 genome:
- a CDS encoding flagellin, producing MAISIINNSTAIGAQSSVNNANNSLTKTLKALSTGLRINSASDDASGLAVSEKLRGQISGLAKAATNSQDAISMLQTAEGAMGSMTSMVQRIRELAVQAGDPAYTSNDRAMLQLEVDQLKQEIDRVSSSTEFNTKKLLNGDAAAIWSASSGDIEAIIKGAPAAGDYKINYTLDPGKNSVYKSNMMTLGKGNMSYDITTNGTSITKFDNIQGMLRTVDMSTAGITVTVKGSGAVTAGSASLTGGTGGMSNITVTSFASASAAATGANSYSIEIEAVGDRSANGTGQIRFRVMNTKTGELSEWASANVASTGGVAGVTSSNSFSNLAGIASRIFAGSGTATFGTAAWNDGDKMLVNVAAGRAGSTSGATIKVGSTGSTLHITAGATNSATATTHTIYTSQMDKAGNVYYGSMDVTLEKGKIVSGTATIDILGEGDVASKYTKLSQLAQFTNADGRMVLDNTQEISIYGGNGNVAKVILEGSDTIEDLKNKLNSAIIDQLNMGAPNGSSASASVNKNLVQFTENDGTNGASAGSFTIQGAVLGKDSNLTFVGDEGILNALGVTQTQKATDSALTVSVQNANTGAFVGEDTITDGRLRNVIEGVDIDITPSSAADIIFNTASNTMEFKAKSGTNSTFLHITDNATKAAIGANEGQTLDISIGRLDTKSMGINDVNVATFDDAQSSITKLDLALEQISKSRATAGAQINRLEYTITNLNTTRENMIAAESRIRDLDIATASSDLAAQQVLMQSATAMLAQANQIPNYAMTLLA from the coding sequence ATGGCTATTTCAATTATCAATAACTCAACAGCAATAGGCGCTCAAAGCAGCGTTAACAATGCTAATAACAGTTTAACAAAAACATTAAAAGCATTATCTACTGGTTTAAGAATAAACTCAGCTTCAGATGATGCTTCAGGCTTGGCAGTATCAGAAAAATTAAGAGGACAGATTTCTGGTCTTGCAAAAGCAGCAACAAACTCTCAAGATGCAATAAGTATGTTACAGACAGCAGAGGGTGCAATGGGCTCAATGACATCTATGGTTCAGCGTATAAGAGAGCTTGCAGTTCAGGCAGGCGACCCAGCTTATACTTCTAATGATAGAGCAATGTTACAGCTTGAAGTAGACCAGTTGAAACAGGAAATTGACCGTGTATCATCATCAACAGAGTTCAACACTAAAAAACTTTTAAATGGTGATGCAGCAGCTATCTGGTCAGCATCAAGCGGCGATATTGAAGCAATTATTAAAGGTGCTCCTGCTGCCGGTGATTATAAAATAAATTATACATTAGACCCCGGTAAAAACTCAGTTTACAAATCTAATATGATGACACTTGGCAAAGGCAATATGTCATACGATATTACAACAAACGGCACAAGCATAACAAAATTTGATAACATTCAAGGTATGCTTAGAACTGTTGATATGTCAACAGCAGGTATTACAGTAACAGTTAAAGGCTCAGGAGCAGTAACAGCAGGTTCTGCTTCACTTACTGGGGGAACAGGCGGTATGTCAAACATAACTGTAACAAGCTTTGCTTCTGCTAGTGCTGCAGCAACTGGTGCAAACTCATATTCAATAGAAATAGAAGCAGTAGGAGACAGGTCAGCAAATGGCACAGGTCAAATCCGTTTCCGTGTAATGAATACAAAAACTGGTGAATTAAGTGAATGGGCTTCTGCAAATGTAGCTTCCACTGGTGGTGTTGCTGGCGTTACAAGCTCAAACTCATTTAGTAATCTTGCAGGAATAGCAAGCAGGATTTTTGCAGGCAGCGGCACAGCAACATTTGGAACTGCTGCATGGAATGACGGAGATAAAATGCTTGTAAATGTAGCAGCTGGTAGAGCAGGCTCAACAAGTGGAGCAACAATCAAAGTTGGTTCAACAGGCTCCACATTACATATTACAGCTGGTGCAACAAACTCTGCTACTGCAACAACTCATACAATTTATACTTCACAAATGGATAAAGCAGGAAATGTATATTACGGCTCAATGGATGTAACACTTGAAAAAGGCAAAATAGTATCAGGCACAGCCACAATAGATATATTAGGCGAAGGTGATGTAGCTTCTAAATATACAAAACTTTCTCAGCTTGCACAGTTTACCAATGCAGACGGTAGAATGGTGCTTGATAATACACAAGAAATCAGTATATATGGCGGAAATGGTAATGTGGCAAAAGTTATCCTTGAAGGCAGTGATACAATAGAAGATTTAAAAAATAAATTAAATTCTGCTATTATTGACCAGCTTAACATGGGTGCTCCAAATGGCAGTTCTGCTTCTGCATCTGTTAATAAAAATTTAGTTCAGTTTACTGAAAATGATGGCACAAATGGTGCAAGTGCTGGCTCATTCACAATTCAAGGTGCAGTATTAGGAAAAGATTCTAATTTAACATTTGTTGGTGATGAAGGTATTTTAAATGCACTTGGTGTTACTCAAACTCAAAAAGCAACAGACTCAGCATTAACAGTATCTGTTCAAAATGCTAATACTGGCGCTTTTGTTGGAGAAGATACTATTACTGACGGCAGACTTCGTAATGTAATAGAAGGTGTAGATATTGATATTACTCCATCATCTGCTGCAGATATTATATTTAATACTGCTTCTAACACTATGGAATTTAAAGCAAAATCAGGCACAAACAGCACATTCCTGCATATTACAGATAATGCAACAAAAGCAGCAATAGGTGCAAACGAAGGTCAGACATTAGATATATCTATTGGCAGGCTTGATACTAAATCTATGGGTATTAATGATGTTAATGTTGCAACTTTTGATGACGCACAGTCATCTATTACTAAACTTGATTTAGCACTTGAACAAATCTCAAAATCAAGAGCAACAGCAGGTGCTCAAATAAACAGGCTGGAATACACTATTACTAACCTTAATACTACAAGGGAAAATATGATTGCTGCTGAAAGCCGTATCCGTGACTTAGATATTGCTACTGCATCTAGTGATTTAGCAGCACAGCAGGTATTAATGCAGTCAGCTACTGCAATGCTTGCACAGGCTAACCAAATCCCTAATTATGCAATGACTTTATTAGCATAA
- a CDS encoding DDE-type integrase/transposase/recombinase, which produces MNKVIITEEMRFRQRLCEYALKKGATKAARKYQVNRMFVYRHLKKYDGTVQSLSFKSRRPRTSPNKHSKEELDLIFNTYAEHGLYGNAEVYVRLLEIGYNRSFGSMCMQIRKKGLKSLNKSKKSYTRYEPITGQYIGDKVQIDIKYVPQECIMFSSYGKKYYQITAIDEYSRMRILEIVEEKSTFETGKFLDELESKFGFPLKTIQVDNGYEFVNDKEVTNKKSYFEETAEKKGYTIKRIRPYSPWQNGKVERSHREDGKILYANNKFYSKDELIKALKQHEDRYNNTAKTCLNFKSPYEIVIENKLLLDLY; this is translated from the coding sequence ATGAATAAAGTGATAATAACAGAAGAAATGCGATTTCGTCAACGGTTATGTGAGTATGCATTAAAAAAAGGAGCAACGAAAGCAGCCCGCAAATATCAAGTGAACCGTATGTTTGTATACAGGCATTTAAAGAAATATGATGGAACAGTTCAGAGTTTATCTTTTAAAAGTCGTAGACCAAGAACCAGTCCAAATAAGCATAGTAAAGAAGAGCTTGATTTAATATTTAACACATATGCCGAGCATGGTTTGTATGGTAATGCGGAGGTATATGTCAGACTTCTAGAAATTGGTTATAATCGTAGTTTTGGCAGTATGTGTATGCAGATAAGGAAGAAAGGCTTAAAGTCATTAAACAAGTCAAAAAAGAGCTATACAAGATATGAACCAATAACAGGTCAGTATATAGGCGACAAGGTTCAGATAGATATAAAATATGTTCCACAGGAATGTATAATGTTTTCCAGCTATGGTAAAAAATATTATCAGATAACAGCGATAGATGAATACAGCAGAATGAGAATATTAGAAATAGTAGAAGAAAAAAGCACATTTGAAACAGGTAAGTTTTTAGACGAACTGGAAAGTAAATTTGGCTTTCCACTAAAAACAATTCAAGTGGATAATGGCTATGAGTTTGTAAATGATAAGGAAGTTACAAACAAGAAAAGCTATTTTGAAGAGACAGCTGAAAAGAAAGGATATACTATTAAACGAATAAGACCTTATTCACCTTGGCAGAATGGAAAGGTGGAAAGAAGTCATAGAGAGGATGGAAAAATTTTATATGCAAATAATAAATTCTATTCCAAAGATGAATTAATTAAGGCTCTTAAACAGCATGAAGATAGATATAATAATACTGCTAAAACATGCTTAAATTTTAAATCTCCATATGAGATTGTTATTGAAAATAAATTATTGCTTGATTTATATTAA
- a CDS encoding flagellin, whose protein sequence is MVLKETYRHGSLYKKEFIREDNIMALSIINNSTAIGAQSSVNNANNNLTKTIKALSTGLRINSASDDASGLAVSEKLRAQISGLNKAATNAQDAISMLQTAEGAMGSMTSMVQRIRELAVQAGDPAYTSNDRAMLQLEVDQLKQEIDRVSTSTEFNTKKLLNGDAAALWSASNGNIEAIVKGAAAEGNYKVSYDLDPGRNAVYKSNIMRLGEGEMSYNIDTNGTSITKFDNIQGMLRGSDMTIKVKGTAATTASAVFTGGTGGMNSAAMTAAGFTSTALATVTGGNSYSIEFEALGKRTASGTGQIRFRVMNTKTGELSEWKTASVNSAGAVLNASAISTGLAGLDKPVLTSAATTFTATAAWISGDKMLVNVAGVRASSSTSATIQIGSTGSTLHINADATNSATATTHTVYTSQMDDAGNVYYGSMDIKLEKGDVVSGTASIDILGAGDVASKYTKLSQLAQFTNADGRMVLDNTQEISIYAGNGKTAKVTLEGSDTIADLESKLTAALVDQLGMGADVTNTSATTVNNNLVKFVETKGTGDRAVAGTFVIQGAVLGDSSNLTFVGDEGVLNALGINQIQKATDSALNVRVQDAHTGAFIGEDTVTDGRLRNIIEGVDIDIIPSSAADIAFDTATNTMKFLAKAEPEVAYLHIKDNSTVAAIGANEGQTLDISIGRLDTKSMGIDGVNVATFDDAQSSITKLDMALEQISKARATAGAQMNRLEYTISNLNTTRENMVAAESRIRDLDIAVASTNLAAQQVLMQSATAMLAQANQIPSYAMQLLG, encoded by the coding sequence ATGGTGCTTAAAGAAACATACAGGCATGGAAGCCTGTATAAAAAAGAGTTTATCAGGGAGGATAATATTATGGCTCTTTCAATTATTAACAACTCAACAGCAATAGGTGCTCAAAGCAGCGTTAACAATGCTAATAATAATTTAACCAAAACGATTAAAGCTTTATCTACTGGTTTAAGAATCAATTCTGCATCAGATGATGCATCAGGTTTAGCAGTATCTGAAAAATTAAGAGCACAGATTTCTGGTTTAAACAAAGCAGCAACAAATGCTCAAGATGCAATAAGTATGTTACAGACAGCAGAAGGAGCAATGGGCTCAATGACATCTATGGTTCAGCGTATAAGAGAGCTTGCAGTTCAGGCAGGCGACCCAGCTTATACTTCTAATGACCGTGCAATGCTTCAGCTTGAAGTAGACCAGTTGAAACAAGAAATTGACCGTGTATCAACATCAACAGAATTTAACACTAAAAAACTTTTAAATGGTGACGCAGCTGCATTATGGTCAGCATCTAATGGTAATATTGAAGCTATTGTAAAAGGTGCTGCAGCAGAAGGCAACTATAAAGTATCTTACGATTTAGACCCAGGTAGAAATGCAGTATACAAATCAAATATTATGCGTCTTGGCGAAGGTGAAATGTCATATAATATTGACACAAACGGCACAAGCATAACAAAATTTGATAATATTCAAGGTATGCTTCGTGGCAGTGATATGACTATTAAAGTTAAAGGCACAGCGGCGACAACAGCATCAGCAGTATTTACTGGCGGAACAGGCGGCATGAATTCTGCTGCAATGACAGCAGCTGGCTTTACATCAACAGCATTAGCAACAGTAACTGGTGGAAACTCATATTCAATAGAATTTGAAGCATTAGGTAAAAGAACAGCAAGCGGCACAGGTCAAATCCGTTTCCGTGTAATGAATACTAAAACTGGCGAATTAAGTGAGTGGAAAACAGCATCAGTTAATAGTGCAGGGGCAGTGCTAAATGCATCAGCAATATCAACTGGTTTAGCAGGTCTTGATAAACCTGTTCTGACATCAGCTGCTACAACTTTTACAGCAACAGCAGCTTGGATAAGTGGAGATAAAATGCTTGTGAATGTTGCAGGTGTAAGAGCTTCAAGCTCAACTTCAGCAACCATTCAGATAGGCTCAACAGGCTCTACTTTACATATTAATGCAGATGCAACCAATTCTGCTACTGCTACAACACATACTGTTTATACATCTCAAATGGATGATGCAGGTAATGTATATTACGGCTCAATGGATATAAAACTTGAAAAAGGTGATGTAGTATCAGGCACAGCATCAATAGATATATTGGGTGCAGGCGATGTAGCTTCTAAATATACAAAACTTTCTCAGCTTGCACAGTTTACCAATGCAGACGGCAGAATGGTTCTTGATAATACACAAGAAATCAGCATATATGCAGGCAATGGCAAAACAGCTAAAGTTACACTTGAAGGCAGCGACACAATAGCAGATTTAGAAAGCAAATTAACAGCAGCGTTAGTTGACCAGCTTGGTATGGGAGCAGATGTAACAAATACAAGTGCAACAACAGTTAATAATAACCTTGTAAAATTTGTAGAAACAAAAGGCACAGGCGATAGAGCGGTGGCTGGCACATTTGTAATACAAGGTGCAGTATTAGGCGATTCTTCTAACCTTACATTTGTAGGTGATGAAGGTGTGCTTAATGCATTAGGTATAAACCAAATCCAAAAAGCAACCGATTCTGCATTAAATGTTAGAGTGCAGGATGCCCACACTGGAGCATTTATAGGTGAAGATACAGTAACAGACGGCAGACTTCGCAATATCATAGAAGGTGTAGATATTGATATCATTCCATCTTCAGCTGCTGATATTGCATTTGATACAGCAACAAATACAATGAAATTTCTTGCTAAAGCTGAGCCAGAAGTAGCATATCTTCATATTAAAGATAACTCAACAGTAGCTGCAATAGGTGCCAATGAAGGTCAAACATTAGATATATCTATAGGCAGACTTGACACAAAATCTATGGGTATTGATGGTGTTAATGTTGCAACTTTTGATGATGCACAAAGCTCTATCACAAAACTTGATATGGCATTAGAGCAAATATCAAAAGCAAGAGCAACAGCAGGTGCTCAAATGAACAGGTTAGAATATACTATCAGCAACCTGAATACAACAAGAGAAAATATGGTAGCAGCAGAAAGCCGTATCCGTGACTTAGATATAGCTGTGGCTTCTACTAATTTAGCTGCACAACAGGTATTAATGCAGTCAGCAACTGCAATGCTTGCGCAGGCTAACCAAATCCCAAGTTATGCAATGCAGTTATTAGGATAA
- a CDS encoding IS3 family transposase, producing the protein MFKKAGSLNAVKGTESSTEKAQIITALRLYYSLDILLSVSNMKRSTYYYNVKKPAALDKYAEVKAYILEIYEKSNKTYGYPRITKALEKLGYTYDRKTVAKLMKELNISSIIRVKKRYKQGRVSHICSNKLNRAFTSEKPCLKWVTDVAEIKINNEKVYLSAIMDLYNREITAYSVSKYNNEEMVIDNLKQAIDKTKDTTGLMIHSDQGILYQANQFRKLLKENNIEQSMSRRGNCYDNAVMESFFATLKCELVYINKFKNIVLTNRTYVTFLIKNKS; encoded by the coding sequence ATATTTAAAAAAGCTGGAAGCCTTAATGCAGTCAAAGGAACAGAGAGTTCAACAGAAAAAGCACAAATAATAACTGCATTAAGGCTGTATTACAGTTTGGATATCCTGTTGTCTGTGAGTAATATGAAAAGAAGCACTTACTATTATAATGTTAAAAAGCCTGCTGCATTAGATAAATATGCAGAAGTCAAGGCATATATATTAGAAATATATGAAAAATCTAACAAGACTTACGGCTATCCAAGAATAACAAAGGCATTAGAGAAACTGGGTTATACTTATGACAGGAAGACAGTAGCAAAATTAATGAAGGAATTAAATATTTCATCAATAATCAGGGTTAAGAAAAGGTATAAACAAGGCAGAGTAAGTCATATATGCAGCAATAAATTAAACAGAGCCTTTACAAGTGAGAAACCATGTTTAAAATGGGTAACAGATGTGGCAGAGATAAAAATTAATAATGAAAAGGTGTATTTATCAGCAATAATGGATTTGTATAACAGAGAAATAACAGCATACAGTGTAAGCAAATATAATAATGAAGAAATGGTAATAGATAATTTAAAACAGGCAATAGATAAAACAAAAGATACAACAGGGTTAATGATACATTCAGACCAGGGTATATTATATCAGGCTAATCAATTTAGAAAGTTATTAAAGGAAAATAATATAGAGCAGAGTATGTCAAGGCGTGGCAACTGCTATGATAATGCTGTTATGGAAAGTTTCTTTGCTACTTTAAAATGTGAATTGGTTTATATTAACAAATTCAAAAATATAGTCTTAACTAACAGGACATATGTTACATTTTTAATAAAAAATAAATCTTAA
- a CDS encoding flagellin — MALSIVNNSTAIGAQSSVNNANNNLTKTIKSLSTGLRINSASDDASGLAVSEKLRAQISGLNKAATNAQDAISMLQTAEGAMGSMTSMVQRIRELAVQAGDPAYTSNDRAMLQLEVDQLKQEIDRVSSSTEFNTKKLLNGDAAALWSASNGDIEAIIKGAAAEGNYKISYDVDPGQNSVYKSNIMRLGEGEMSYDINTNGTSITKFDNIQGMLRGSDMTIKVKGTAATTASAVFTGGTGGMNSAAMTAAGFTSTALATVTGGNSYSIEFEAVGDRSASGTGQIRFRVMNTKTGELSEWKTASVNSAGAVLNASAISTGLAGLDKPVLTSAATTFTATAAWTSGDKMLVNVAGVRASSSTSATIQIGSTGSTLHINADATNSATATTHTVYTSQMDNAGNVYYGSMDIKFEKGAIVSGTASIDILGEGDVASKYTKLSQLAQFTNADGRMVLDNTQEISIYAGNGKTAKVTLEGSDTIADLESKLTAALVDQLGMGADVTNTSATTVNNNLVKFVEDTSSGDRAVAGTFVIQGAVLGSDSNLTFVGDEGVLNALGITQIQKASDSALNVRVQDAHTGAFIGEDTVTDGRLRNVIQGVDIDIKPESATNISFDTASNTMKFLAKGEPTVAYLHIKDNSTVAAIGANEGQTLDISIGRLDTKSMEIDGITVATLEDSQKAITKLDMALEQISKARATAGAQMNRLEYTISNLNTTRENMVAAESRIRDLDIAVASTNLAAQQVVLQSATAMLAQANQIPSYAMQLLG; from the coding sequence ATGGCTCTTTCAATAGTTAATAACTCAACAGCAATAGGCGCTCAAAGCAGCGTTAACAATGCTAATAATAACTTAACAAAAACAATTAAATCATTATCAACTGGTTTAAGAATTAACTCTGCATCAGACGACGCATCAGGTTTAGCAGTATCAGAAAAATTAAGAGCACAGATTTCTGGTTTAAACAAAGCAGCAACAAATGCTCAAGATGCAATAAGTATGTTACAGACAGCAGAGGGAGCAATGGGCTCAATGACATCTATGGTTCAGCGTATAAGAGAGCTTGCAGTTCAGGCAGGCGACCCAGCTTATACTTCTAATGATAGAGCAATGTTACAGCTTGAAGTAGACCAGTTGAAACAGGAAATTGACCGTGTATCATCATCAACAGAGTTTAACACTAAAAAACTTTTAAATGGTGATGCAGCTGCATTATGGTCAGCATCTAATGGTGATATTGAAGCTATTATTAAAGGTGCCGCAGCAGAAGGCAACTATAAAATATCTTATGATGTAGACCCAGGTCAAAACTCAGTATATAAATCAAATATTATGCGTCTTGGCGAAGGTGAAATGTCATATGACATAAATACAAATGGCACAAGCATAACAAAATTTGATAATATTCAAGGTATGCTTCGTGGCAGTGATATGACTATTAAAGTTAAAGGCACAGCAGCAACAACAGCTTCAGCAGTATTTACTGGTGGAACAGGCGGCATGAATTCTGCTGCAATGACAGCAGCTGGCTTTACATCAACAGCATTAGCAACAGTAACTGGTGGAAACTCATATTCAATAGAATTTGAAGCAGTAGGAGACAGGTCAGCAAGCGGCACAGGTCAAATCCGTTTCCGTGTAATGAATACTAAAACTGGCGAATTAAGTGAGTGGAAAACAGCATCAGTTAATAGTGCAGGGGCAGTGCTAAATGCATCAGCAATATCAACTGGTTTAGCAGGTCTTGATAAACCTGTTCTGACATCAGCTGCTACAACTTTTACAGCAACAGCAGCTTGGACAAGTGGAGATAAAATGCTTGTAAATGTTGCAGGTGTAAGAGCTTCAAGCTCAACTTCAGCAACTATTCAGATAGGCTCAACAGGCTCTACTTTACATATTAATGCAGATGCAACTAATTCTGCTACTGCTACAACCCATACTGTTTACACATCCCAAATGGATAATGCAGGTAATGTATATTACGGCTCAATGGATATAAAATTTGAAAAAGGTGCTATAGTATCAGGCACAGCATCAATAGATATATTAGGCGAAGGTGATGTGGCTTCTAAATATACAAAACTTTCTCAGCTTGCACAGTTTACTAATGCAGATGGCAGAATGGTTCTTGATAATACACAAGAAATCAGCATATATGCAGGCAATGGCAAAACAGCTAAAGTTACACTTGAAGGCAGCGACACAATAGCAGATTTAGAAAGCAAATTAACAGCAGCGTTAGTTGACCAGCTTGGTATGGGAGCAGATGTAACAAATACAAGTGCAACAACAGTTAATAACAACCTTGTAAAATTTGTAGAAGATACAAGTTCTGGAGACAGGGCAGTAGCTGGCACATTTGTAATACAAGGTGCAGTATTAGGTAGTGACTCTAATCTTACATTTGTAGGTGATGAAGGTGTGCTTAATGCGTTAGGTATCACTCAAATCCAAAAAGCAAGCGACTCAGCATTAAATGTAAGAGTGCAGGATGCCCACACTGGAGCATTTATAGGTGAAGATACAGTAACAGATGGAAGACTTCGTAATGTCATACAAGGTGTAGATATTGATATTAAACCAGAATCTGCAACTAATATATCATTTGATACAGCAAGCAATACAATGAAATTTCTTGCTAAAGGCGAGCCAACAGTAGCATATCTTCACATTAAAGATAACTCAACAGTGGCAGCAATAGGTGCTAATGAAGGTCAAACATTAGATATATCTATAGGCAGACTTGATACAAAATCTATGGAAATAGATGGTATCACAGTAGCTACACTGGAAGATTCGCAAAAAGCAATAACAAAACTTGATATGGCATTAGAGCAAATATCAAAAGCAAGAGCAACAGCAGGTGCTCAAATGAATAGGTTAGAATATACTATCAGCAACCTGAATACAACAAGGGAAAACATGGTAGCAGCAGAAAGCCGTATCCGTGACTTAGATATAGCTGTAGCTTCTACTAATTTAGCGGCACAACAGGTAGTTCTCCAATCAGCAACTGCAATGCTTGCGCAGGCTAACCAAATCCCAAGCTATGCAATGCAGTTATTAGGCTAG
- the glpQ gene encoding glycerophosphodiester phosphodiesterase, translating to MKKIFYAVLFVLLLAGLFGCKSNNNVSSEADMSNGKLEKTIIAHRGASGYIPEHTLASKALAYQMGVPFLEQDLAMTKDNRLVVIHDHFLDRVTDVADKFPGRTRDDGRYYVIDFTLDEIKSLNFMEGFTVKDGRRVQDYPDRFPMGKSTFEIHTFEEEIEFIQGLNKTLGKDVGLYVETKAPWFHKQEGKDISKATLEVLKKYGYTTKDSNVYFQTFDFPDLVYVREKLMPEMDMDLKTVMLFAENSWNETYEKTDDGLWVPFDFDKLRTPDGMALVAKFADGAGPSNDMVIDKTLSKKGNIVITDFVKLAHDNNMVVHPYTARKDKLPAYVDNIDELYEAILYQAGADGLFTDFPDLGLNFVKNHK from the coding sequence ATGAAGAAAATATTTTATGCAGTATTATTTGTCCTATTACTTGCAGGATTGTTTGGCTGTAAAAGTAATAATAATGTATCAAGCGAGGCTGATATGAGTAATGGAAAATTAGAAAAAACTATTATTGCTCATCGTGGGGCAAGTGGTTATATTCCAGAGCATACTCTTGCATCAAAAGCTCTGGCTTATCAAATGGGTGTTCCATTTTTAGAGCAGGATTTAGCTATGACAAAAGATAATCGTCTTGTAGTTATTCATGACCATTTTCTTGACAGAGTAACAGATGTGGCAGATAAATTTCCGGGCAGGACAAGAGATGACGGCAGATATTATGTTATAGATTTTACACTTGATGAGATAAAAAGCTTAAATTTTATGGAAGGCTTTACTGTAAAAGACGGCAGGCGTGTGCAGGATTATCCAGACAGGTTTCCAATGGGTAAATCTACTTTTGAAATACATACATTTGAAGAAGAAATAGAATTTATTCAAGGCTTAAATAAGACACTTGGAAAAGATGTTGGCTTGTATGTAGAAACAAAGGCACCATGGTTTCATAAACAGGAAGGTAAAGATATTTCTAAAGCCACATTAGAAGTGTTGAAAAAATACGGCTATACAACAAAAGATAGTAATGTATATTTTCAAACATTTGATTTTCCTGATTTAGTGTATGTAAGAGAAAAATTAATGCCTGAAATGGATATGGATTTAAAAACAGTTATGCTTTTTGCAGAAAATTCATGGAATGAAACATACGAAAAAACAGATGACGGTTTATGGGTGCCGTTTGATTTTGATAAACTTAGAACTCCTGACGGTATGGCACTTGTTGCTAAATTTGCAGATGGTGCAGGTCCAAGTAATGATATGGTTATAGATAAAACATTATCTAAAAAAGGAAATATTGTTATAACTGATTTTGTAAAACTTGCTCATGATAATAATATGGTTGTTCATCCATATACAGCTAGAAAAGATAAACTGCCAGCTTATGTTGATAATATAGACGAGCTTTATGAAGCAATATTATATCAGGCAGGGGCTGATGGGTTGTTTACAGATTTCCCTGATTTAGGGCTTAATTTCGTAAAAAATCATAAATAA